One genomic region from Nocardia vinacea encodes:
- a CDS encoding TrmH family RNA methyltransferase: MTRRVSTRNASVQVWQAYLNNRTKRHRDGRFLVQGVRPITQAIANDWPLETMLYRLGAPELSNWARELLETSGVQQVGLVPELMAELGEKSTSIPELVAVAISRQPELDTFEPGEPGDTAPPVVVVFDRPNSPGNLGTLIRSADAFGASGIIVTGHGADQYDPQAVRASTGSLFVMPIFRAAGPAQVLEFRDRQIQRGIPTRIVGTDENGADAVFDYDFAEATILVVGNETSGMSAAWQEACDDMVYIPMGGTASSLGAPSAAAVALYEISRQRRTLVRGR, encoded by the coding sequence GTGACACGTCGTGTGAGTACCCGCAATGCCTCGGTCCAGGTGTGGCAGGCGTATCTGAACAACCGGACCAAGCGCCACCGCGACGGCCGCTTCCTGGTGCAGGGCGTGCGCCCGATCACTCAAGCGATCGCCAACGACTGGCCGCTGGAGACGATGCTCTACCGCCTCGGCGCGCCGGAGCTGTCGAATTGGGCCCGCGAACTACTGGAGACCAGCGGCGTGCAGCAGGTCGGCCTGGTTCCGGAGCTGATGGCCGAACTCGGCGAAAAGTCCACCAGCATACCGGAATTGGTGGCCGTCGCGATATCCAGGCAACCCGAGCTCGACACCTTCGAGCCTGGCGAACCCGGTGACACCGCGCCACCTGTCGTGGTGGTTTTCGATCGCCCCAACTCGCCCGGCAACCTCGGCACGCTCATCCGCTCCGCCGACGCCTTCGGTGCCAGCGGCATCATCGTCACCGGTCACGGTGCCGACCAATACGATCCGCAGGCGGTCCGCGCATCCACCGGTTCGCTATTCGTCATGCCGATCTTCCGGGCGGCCGGGCCCGCGCAGGTGCTCGAATTCCGCGACCGGCAGATCCAGCGCGGCATCCCGACCCGCATTGTCGGCACCGATGAGAACGGCGCGGACGCGGTCTTCGACTACGACTTCGCCGAGGCGACGATCCTGGTCGTCGGCAATGAGACCAGCGGCATGAGCGCGGCCTGGCAGGAGGCCTGTGACGATATGGTCTATATCCCGATGGGTGGCACCGCCAGCTCGCTCGGTGCGCCCTCGGCCGCCGCGGTCGCGCTGTACGAAATTTCGCGGCAGCGCCGTACGTTGGTTCGAGGACGATAA
- the miaA gene encoding tRNA (adenosine(37)-N6)-dimethylallyltransferase MiaA, which translates to MTTPIAVVGPTATGKSDLGLDLAERLGGEIVNIDAMQLYRGMDVGTAKLLPAERRDIPHHQLDVLEVTETATVAAYQAAASVDVREIMARGRTPIIVGGSMMYVQALLDDWEFPATDPTVRARWEGLLAERGVGAVHEALRAADPAAAATILPTDGRRMVRALEVVELTGRPFAASAPVIGKPRWDTVIIGVDRDTAELDARIERRTALMFEAGLVDEVRGLIDKGLREGVTARRAIGYAQVLSYLDNEYDLNHAQERTLIGTRRYVRRQRSWFRRDPRVRWVDGADPGLVATALSLLEKERIPQ; encoded by the coding sequence GTGACAACGCCGATCGCCGTCGTCGGACCCACCGCCACCGGCAAATCCGACCTCGGCCTCGATCTCGCCGAACGACTCGGCGGCGAAATCGTGAATATCGATGCAATGCAGCTCTATCGCGGCATGGACGTCGGCACCGCGAAACTCCTGCCCGCCGAACGCCGGGACATCCCGCACCACCAACTCGATGTCCTCGAGGTCACCGAAACCGCCACCGTCGCCGCTTATCAGGCCGCGGCCAGCGTGGACGTACGCGAGATCATGGCGCGCGGCCGCACGCCGATCATCGTCGGCGGCTCGATGATGTATGTCCAAGCGCTGCTGGATGATTGGGAATTTCCGGCCACCGATCCGACGGTCCGTGCGCGCTGGGAGGGACTGCTGGCCGAGCGTGGCGTCGGTGCGGTGCACGAGGCATTGCGAGCGGCCGATCCGGCGGCCGCGGCGACCATCCTGCCCACCGACGGCCGCCGCATGGTGCGTGCGCTCGAGGTCGTCGAACTCACCGGGCGCCCCTTCGCGGCCTCGGCGCCGGTCATCGGAAAACCACGCTGGGACACCGTGATCATCGGAGTGGACCGCGACACTGCCGAACTCGACGCGCGCATCGAACGGCGCACCGCGCTGATGTTCGAGGCCGGTCTCGTCGACGAGGTCCGCGGACTGATCGATAAAGGTCTGCGCGAGGGCGTCACGGCGCGCCGGGCGATCGGCTACGCACAAGTCCTGTCCTACCTGGACAACGAATACGACCTGAACCACGCGCAGGAACGCACCCTGATCGGCACCCGGCGCTATGTCCGGCGGCAGCGCTCGTGGTTCCGCCGCGATCCCAGGGTGCGGTGGGTGGACGGCGCCGATCCCGGTCTGGTCGCGACCGCGTTGTCCCTGCTAGAGAAGGAACGGATCCCGCAGTGA
- a CDS encoding DUF349 domain-containing protein translates to MSESNGTAKATPGSTPRPSDSPKAAVPKPSAAPKPAAAPKPGGSAAHPKPHAVKPAPGQAAQQHPHPVIVPTASDPSAWGRVDDDGTAWVKTAEGERVVGSWQAGDAAEGLAHFGRRFDDLATEVALLEARLAAGADARKTKAAAVAIAESLPTAAVIGDVEGLGQRLQAIAEHSEEAAVHAKEEKEKARHEHTERKEALCAEAEKIATESTQWKAAGDRLREILDEWKSIRGVDRKVDDALWKRYSKAREAFNRRRGAHFAELDRERAAAKSRKEELCVRAEELSGSTDWVGTAGVFRDLLAEWKAAGRAPREADEALWRRFKSAQDVFFAARNAAVSERDAEFEQNAAAKEELLQAYGHIDPATGLDAARAALRELQDKWDAIGKVPRERIQELEGKLRTIEKRVRDAADAQWRRTDPEAMARAAQFRERVAQFEEQAAKATAAGNKRDAEKALEQAKQWREWAEAAEGAVSNR, encoded by the coding sequence ATGAGCGAGAGCAACGGAACGGCGAAAGCGACCCCCGGCAGCACGCCGCGCCCCTCGGATTCCCCGAAGGCCGCCGTGCCTAAACCCTCCGCCGCCCCGAAACCAGCCGCGGCCCCCAAACCGGGCGGGTCTGCGGCCCATCCCAAGCCGCATGCGGTCAAACCGGCCCCGGGGCAGGCCGCGCAGCAGCATCCGCATCCGGTCATCGTCCCGACTGCCAGCGATCCCAGTGCGTGGGGTCGCGTCGACGACGACGGCACCGCATGGGTGAAGACCGCCGAGGGCGAGCGCGTCGTCGGATCCTGGCAGGCCGGCGACGCCGCCGAGGGACTGGCGCACTTCGGCCGTCGGTTCGACGATCTGGCCACCGAGGTAGCGCTGCTCGAGGCGCGACTGGCCGCCGGGGCAGATGCCCGCAAGACCAAGGCGGCCGCGGTCGCCATCGCCGAATCGCTGCCTACCGCGGCGGTCATCGGCGATGTCGAGGGGCTCGGCCAGCGACTGCAGGCCATTGCCGAACACTCCGAAGAGGCGGCGGTCCACGCCAAGGAGGAGAAGGAAAAGGCCAGGCACGAGCACACCGAGCGCAAGGAAGCACTCTGCGCCGAGGCCGAAAAGATCGCCACCGAATCCACGCAGTGGAAGGCCGCGGGCGATCGGCTGCGGGAAATCCTGGACGAGTGGAAGTCCATCCGCGGCGTGGACCGCAAGGTCGACGATGCATTGTGGAAGCGCTACTCCAAGGCGCGTGAGGCGTTCAACCGCCGTCGCGGCGCACACTTCGCCGAACTCGACCGCGAACGCGCGGCCGCGAAGTCGCGCAAGGAAGAACTCTGCGTGCGCGCCGAGGAACTTTCCGGCTCCACCGACTGGGTCGGCACCGCCGGTGTGTTCCGCGATCTACTCGCCGAGTGGAAGGCCGCGGGCCGGGCGCCACGTGAGGCCGACGAGGCGCTGTGGCGGCGTTTCAAGAGCGCCCAGGACGTATTCTTCGCCGCGCGCAATGCCGCCGTCTCGGAGCGCGACGCCGAATTCGAGCAGAACGCCGCCGCCAAGGAAGAACTGCTGCAAGCCTACGGACACATCGATCCCGCCACCGGTCTGGACGCCGCCCGCGCCGCCCTGCGCGAACTCCAGGACAAATGGGACGCGATCGGCAAGGTCCCACGCGAACGCATCCAGGAACTCGAAGGCAAACTCCGCACCATCGAAAAGCGCGTTCGCGACGCGGCCGACGCCCAATGGCGCCGCACCGATCCCGAGGCCATGGCCCGAGCCGCCCAATTCCGCGAACGAGTCGCCCAATTCGAGGAACAGGCCGCCAAGGCAACCGCGGCAGGCAACAAGCGCGATGCGGAGAAGGCACTGGAGCAAGCCAAACAGTGGCGTGAGTGGGCCGAGGCCGCAGAAGGCGCAGTCAGCAACCGCTGA
- the miaB gene encoding tRNA (N6-isopentenyl adenosine(37)-C2)-methylthiotransferase MiaB: protein MDSIGQAVLSPAPAAADGARSYEVRTFGCQMNVHDSERLSGLLEDAGYVKAAPGATADLVVFNTCAVRENADNKLYGTLGHLAPIKADRPGMQIAVGGCLAQKDRDTVVRKAPWVDVVFGTHNIGSLPVLLERARHNAEAQVEILESLEAFPSSLPAKRESAYAGWVSISVGCNNTCTFCIVPSLRGKEVDRRPGDVLAEVQALVDQGVLEVTLLGQNVNSYGASFADPDETRDRGAFAKLLRAAGRIDGLERVRFTSPHPAEFTDDVIEAMAETPNVCPQLHMPLQSGSDRVLKAMRRSYRKARYLGIIEKVRAAMPHAAITTDIIVGFPGETEEDFQETLDVVRQARFTSAYTFQYSKRPGTPAADMPDQLPKVVVQERYERLIALQEEISLGANKALVGTEVELLVAEGAGKKNAATARMSGRARDGRLVHFRPEGAAEKIRPGDIITVDITEAAPHHLIADAPIKTHRRTRAGDAHERGITPKTDPIGVGLGLPRIGAPAPEPVASGCSTGCGA from the coding sequence GTGGATTCGATCGGACAGGCAGTGTTGTCTCCCGCCCCTGCGGCCGCGGACGGCGCACGCAGTTACGAGGTCCGCACCTTCGGTTGCCAGATGAACGTGCACGATTCCGAACGCTTGTCGGGCCTGCTCGAGGATGCGGGTTATGTGAAGGCCGCGCCGGGTGCGACGGCCGACCTCGTCGTCTTCAATACCTGCGCGGTGCGCGAGAACGCCGACAACAAGCTCTACGGCACTCTCGGCCACCTCGCCCCGATCAAGGCCGACCGGCCGGGCATGCAGATCGCCGTCGGCGGCTGCCTGGCGCAGAAGGACCGCGACACCGTCGTGCGCAAGGCGCCGTGGGTCGATGTGGTATTCGGCACACACAACATCGGATCGCTGCCGGTGCTGCTGGAACGCGCGCGGCACAATGCCGAGGCACAGGTGGAGATTCTGGAATCGCTGGAGGCATTCCCGTCGAGCCTGCCCGCCAAGCGCGAATCCGCCTATGCCGGTTGGGTTTCGATCTCGGTGGGCTGCAATAACACCTGCACGTTCTGCATCGTGCCGTCGCTGCGCGGCAAGGAGGTCGACCGCCGTCCGGGCGATGTGCTCGCCGAGGTGCAGGCGCTGGTCGACCAGGGCGTCCTGGAAGTCACGCTGCTCGGCCAGAACGTGAACTCCTACGGTGCGTCCTTCGCCGATCCCGACGAGACGCGTGACCGCGGTGCCTTCGCCAAACTGCTGCGCGCGGCCGGGCGCATCGATGGGCTGGAGCGAGTGCGCTTCACCTCGCCGCATCCGGCCGAATTCACCGATGACGTGATCGAGGCGATGGCCGAGACGCCGAATGTCTGCCCGCAGCTGCATATGCCGCTGCAGTCCGGTTCGGATCGGGTGCTGAAGGCGATGCGCCGGTCCTACCGCAAGGCGCGCTACCTCGGCATCATCGAGAAGGTGCGGGCCGCGATGCCGCATGCCGCGATCACCACCGACATCATCGTCGGCTTCCCCGGCGAGACCGAGGAGGATTTCCAGGAGACCCTGGATGTGGTCCGGCAGGCGCGGTTCACCAGCGCCTACACCTTCCAGTACTCCAAGCGTCCCGGCACACCCGCCGCGGATATGCCCGACCAACTGCCCAAGGTGGTGGTGCAGGAGCGCTACGAGCGGCTCATCGCGCTGCAGGAGGAGATCTCCCTCGGTGCGAACAAGGCGCTTGTCGGCACCGAGGTCGAACTGCTAGTCGCCGAGGGTGCGGGCAAGAAGAACGCAGCGACCGCCCGCATGAGCGGCCGCGCCCGCGACGGCCGACTCGTGCACTTCCGCCCTGAAGGCGCTGCGGAAAAGATCCGCCCCGGCGACATCATCACCGTCGACATCACTGAAGCGGCCCCGCATCACCTGATCGCCGACGCCCCCATCAAAACCCACCGCCGCACCCGCGCAGGCGACGCCCACGAACGCGGAATCACCCCCAAAACCGACCCCATCGGAGTCGGCCTCGGCCTCCCCCGCATCGGCGCTCCCGCGCCCGAACCCGTCGCCTCAGGCTGCTCAACCGGCTGCGGCGCATGA
- the gluA gene encoding glutamate ABC transporter ATP-binding protein GluA, whose product MISMRNVEKHFGDLHVLRDINLEVPKGQVVIVLGPSGSGKSTLCRTINRLEPIDSGDIAIDGVPLPAEGRALAALRADVGMVFQSFNLFAHKTIVENVMLAPLKVRKVKKEGARKRAMELLERVGIANQADKYPAQLSGGQQQRVAIARALAMSPKVMLFDEPTSALDPEMVNEVLDVMVSLAKEGMTMLVVTHEMGFARKAGNRVLFMADGLIVEDDTPEVFFTAPKSDRAKDFLGKILSH is encoded by the coding sequence ATGATTTCGATGCGCAATGTGGAAAAGCACTTCGGTGACCTCCATGTGCTGCGCGATATCAACCTCGAAGTCCCCAAGGGACAGGTCGTCATCGTTCTCGGCCCCTCGGGGTCCGGGAAGTCGACGCTGTGCCGCACCATCAACCGATTGGAGCCGATCGACTCCGGCGATATCGCCATCGACGGCGTACCACTGCCCGCCGAGGGCCGCGCGCTCGCCGCACTGCGCGCCGATGTCGGCATGGTGTTCCAATCGTTCAACCTCTTCGCGCACAAGACGATCGTCGAGAACGTGATGCTCGCGCCGCTGAAGGTCCGCAAGGTGAAAAAGGAGGGCGCCCGCAAGCGCGCGATGGAACTGCTCGAGCGTGTCGGGATCGCCAATCAGGCCGATAAGTATCCGGCGCAGCTCTCCGGCGGCCAGCAGCAGCGCGTGGCGATCGCCCGCGCGCTGGCGATGAGCCCGAAGGTGATGCTGTTCGACGAGCCGACCTCGGCGCTGGACCCGGAGATGGTCAACGAGGTGCTCGACGTCATGGTGTCGCTGGCCAAGGAGGGGATGACGATGCTGGTCGTCACCCATGAGATGGGCTTCGCACGCAAGGCGGGCAACCGGGTGCTCTTCATGGCGGACGGGCTGATCGTCGAGGACGACACACCCGAGGTGTTCTTCACTGCGCCGAAGTCCGACCGTGCCAAGGACTTCCTCGGCAAGATTCTGAGCCACTGA
- a CDS encoding glutamate ABC transporter substrate-binding protein yields MRINRSLRLGIGAIALTLAATTAACGGGSDKSALDNAKDGKLTVGIKFDQPGLGLRNKDGSYSGFDVEVAKYVAGKLGVKPENITFKESPSGQRETLIENGQVDYIVATYSINDARKQKVDFAGPYYVAGQALLVKADNSGINGPDDLKGKKVCSVKGSTPAQNIEKNYPATQLQTNDTYSLCLEGLQAGSYDAVTTDDIILAGYAAQSAGTFKVVGKPFTTENYGIGLKKGDKELRDKVNDAIEAMIADGSWKKAFDSTVGVSGYQAPTPPTVNRY; encoded by the coding sequence ATGAGGATCAACCGTTCGCTTCGACTCGGCATCGGGGCGATAGCCCTGACGCTGGCCGCCACCACCGCCGCCTGTGGCGGGGGTAGCGACAAGTCCGCACTCGACAACGCCAAGGACGGAAAGCTCACCGTCGGCATCAAATTCGACCAGCCGGGCCTCGGCCTGCGCAACAAAGACGGCTCCTACAGCGGCTTCGACGTCGAGGTCGCCAAGTACGTCGCGGGCAAGCTCGGTGTGAAGCCGGAGAACATCACGTTCAAGGAGTCCCCATCCGGTCAGCGCGAGACGCTGATCGAGAACGGTCAGGTCGACTACATCGTCGCGACCTACTCGATCAACGATGCGCGTAAGCAGAAGGTCGACTTCGCCGGGCCGTATTACGTTGCGGGCCAGGCGCTTTTGGTGAAGGCCGACAACTCCGGCATCAACGGTCCCGATGATCTGAAGGGTAAGAAGGTCTGCTCGGTGAAGGGCTCCACCCCGGCCCAGAACATCGAGAAGAACTACCCCGCCACGCAGTTGCAGACCAACGACACCTACTCGCTGTGCCTCGAGGGCCTGCAGGCCGGTTCGTACGACGCGGTGACCACCGATGACATCATCCTGGCCGGTTACGCCGCGCAGAGCGCGGGCACGTTCAAGGTCGTCGGCAAACCGTTCACCACAGAGAACTACGGCATCGGCCTGAAGAAGGGCGATAAAGAGTTGCGTGACAAGGTCAACGACGCGATCGAGGCCATGATCGCCGACGGGTCCTGGAAGAAGGCGTTCGACTCCACGGTCGGCGTCTCCGGCTACCAGGCGCCCACGCCGCCGACGGTGAACCGGTACTGA
- a CDS encoding amino acid ABC transporter permease produces the protein MFDLISRYDVLGAFWVTIKLAASSAVLALILGTFVAAMRVSPVPVARFLGAAYVTIFRNTPLTLIIVFCSLGLYSTMGWKLAPEGPNSLAQNNFRYAVLGLSIYTAAFVCESLRSGINTVPMGQSEAGRSLGFTFTQNLRIVVLPQAFRSVIAPLGSVLIALTKNSTIASAIGVAEAATLMAKMNENEAALITIGFIFALGFVILTLPTGLLFGWLAKRFEVAR, from the coding sequence GTGTTCGACCTGATCTCGAGGTATGACGTCCTCGGCGCCTTCTGGGTGACCATCAAACTGGCCGCGTCGTCGGCGGTCCTCGCCCTGATCCTGGGCACATTCGTCGCCGCGATGCGCGTGTCCCCCGTGCCGGTCGCCCGTTTTCTCGGCGCCGCCTACGTCACCATCTTCCGCAATACCCCGCTGACGCTGATCATCGTGTTCTGCTCACTGGGCCTCTACTCCACCATGGGCTGGAAGCTCGCACCGGAGGGCCCGAACTCGCTGGCGCAGAACAACTTCCGTTACGCCGTACTCGGACTCAGCATCTACACAGCGGCATTCGTGTGCGAGTCTTTGCGCTCGGGCATCAACACCGTGCCGATGGGCCAGTCCGAGGCGGGCCGCTCACTGGGCTTCACCTTTACGCAGAATCTGCGAATCGTGGTGCTGCCGCAGGCATTCCGCTCGGTCATCGCCCCGTTGGGCAGCGTGCTGATCGCGCTCACCAAGAACTCGACGATCGCCTCGGCGATCGGCGTCGCCGAGGCCGCGACCCTGATGGCCAAGATGAACGAGAACGAGGCCGCTCTGATCACCATCGGCTTCATCTTCGCACTCGGCTTCGTAATCCTGACCCTGCCGACCGGCCTGCTGTTCGGCTGGCTGGCCAAGCGATT